TCCTCGAGCGTAAGTATCGGACGAGATCCCTCTTCGGATATCCATTTGGATCATCCCACGGTATCGCGTCAACATGCCTTGATCATCGAGCATCCGCAGGGCTACACACTGGTTGTGCTGAGTCAAAACGGGCTAACTGCTATCAACGGCCAGCAGGTGACCAATCAGGCGGAACTCTCGAATGGTGTGACGCTTAATTTCGGTCAGGTCACGGCAATCTTTAGCTCCGCGCATGTGGCTGCCACTGCACCCGTTGCCAGAATTCCGCACACCGAAGTCGCGACACAGCCGACGATTCAGCACGAGGCTCGCACCGAGGCGATTCCTGTGGTTCCCGGCCAATCTTTTGGCGCACCCGGTGGTTTTGGTCAGGGCACCGGTAATTTTGCGCAACCTTCATTCGGGGCGCCTCAGCAACCGGCGCAGAGTTTTGGTCAAGGAGCAATGGGCGGTACTGGAAACTTTGCCCAGCCGGCATTTGGCCAGGGAACTGGCAATTTTGCGCAGCCCAACGCTGGTGCTCAAGGGTTCGGTGTGCCAACCCCTGCAGCCGGTCCTCCCCCAGAAAAGACGGGGCAACCCCAGACCGGACACGGCATCATCTCCTGGGATCAGATTGCGGCGCAGGCTGATAGTGCGAAGGAGTCCAAAGAGGAGACCAACTACGAAAAGCTCCAGAATGCGTCGAAGAAGGGGCAGGGGGAGACCAATCCCATCGTTCTAATAGTCGGTGCAATCGGCTTGATTGGCATGGGCTACTTTCTTTTCTTTTACGACGATAGCCCGGCTAGTTTCCAGGCGAACACGGGCGGAGGTGGCGAACAAGAGCGCGTGATCTACGAGCCTTTGGATTTCGACTGCCCAACGCCAAAAGACTGTCTTGATAAGGCAGAGAATCGTTATGCGGTTGGGGCAGAAAACCTTCGACGAAAAGAAGTCGACGTCTCGAACCTCTTCATGGCCTATCTAAACCTAGATATGGCGGACCGCTTCTATGAGGCTGCCGAGTCCAAGGAGCCTGCGGATCTGGATGCGAAACGAGAGGAAGCCGCGATTGAGCTCGACGATAAAGAGCGCGACCTAAAGGTGAGATTCCATCAGGCGCAACAGAAGAGCCAACACGAGGAGATGTACAAGGTTTTGGTGGAGGCCAAAGCGTTCTTCCCGGACAAGCGCTCACGTACAAATAAGTGGGCCGTCAGCAAAGAGACGATGATGAAAGTCAACGGCATCATGCCCAAACCTAAGAAAAGATAAGGCGATGTCAGCAGCCCGCACGCTCGTTGTCACAAAGTCGCTTAGCGCTCAAAGCCTCAATCCATGGGGTATTTGGGTCTTTTGTCTGGCGACTTGTGTTGCTGCGGTTGGTGCGCTTTTGATCACGGTCATTAACGTCGGTGTTCAAGAAAGTTCGACCAATATCGCCACACGAGCGACGATAAGCCTTGTTCAAGTAGGTTTGGCGATTGCCTATGCGATGGCCGTCCGGCACGAAAAGCGTTGGGTAGACGGAAAAGGGATTCTTGTCTTTTTGGCGTATGCCTTGATGGAGATCGCGTTCTGTCCGCTCGGAAGCGTGCCTTTCGTGATTTTCCCTCTCATCCTCTACCCGCTCGTTGAGGAACGGCGTCAAACCTTCGTACTTTTTGTAGCTGGCCTGCTTTTGATTTTGACGATATCGAGCGGCTATGTTTCAGAGATGTTGGGTTTCATCGCTGAGGTTCACCTGAGTGCGCTCGCAAGGCACTCAATATTTTTTGGGATAGGCGGTGGACTTGCGTTGGGGCTAAATCGATACCTCATAGGCCTCAAACATGTGGTCGACGAGCTCGACCAGAACATCGCGGAGCTAGGCAGTTATGCACTCCTTGAAAAGCTTGGGACCGGGGGCATGGGGGAGGTCTGGCGCGCGGAACATCGACTCTTGAAGCGACCGGCGGCAGTGAAGTTGATTCGCAAGGAGCGATTGATTGGGGATGATGATAACCCCGAGCGCGAAAGAATTGCCGTGGCTCGATTCGAGCGCGAGGCTCAAATGACAGCCCGTCTTACCTCGCCGCATACCGTCAAACTCTACGACTACGGACGCTCAGATTCCGACGGCCTCTACTATGCCATGGAGCTTTTGCACGGGATGGACCTCGAGAATCTGGTCACCAATTACGGGCGCCTGCCTCAAGAACGTGTCCGCCATCTCCTCATGCAGCTCTGCGACTCGCTCCATGAAGCCCATGCCCACGGTTTGATCCATCGAGATATCAAGCCCGCGAATATCTATATCTGTCAGCAAGGGCTGAAACTCGACTTCGTAAAAGTCCTAGACTTTGGTCTTGCGATTGAGGAGCAAGACTTTCAGTCCGGAGACCGTTTGACGGTGAAGGGGAAGATCACCGGGTCTCCTACCACAATGGCTCCAGAACAAGCGTTTGGAGAGTCGGTGGACGCTCGAGCCGATATCTACGCAATCGGTTGTGTGGCATTCTATGCGCTTACGGGTCGCCACGTTTTCCGGGCGGCGTCGCCTCGGGAAATGCTGATGAAGCACGTCAAGTCCCTGCCAGAACTTCCAAGTACCATGGCCGAGATCACCCCGGAGTTTGAGGCGTTGATCTTAAAGTGTCTGGCCAAAGAGCGCGCCGATCGGCCACAGAGTGCAAGTGAACTTCACGATGCCCTTGAGGCCTTGGTACTGCCAGGGACTTGGACGCAAAGCAGCGCAAGAGCCTGGTATAAAGAGAACAAGATCAAGATCGTCGAAGACGCGAGCTGAACCTCATAAGGTAGGCGTTGACTCTCAGGCGTGCAGTCGATATAGAGGCGCTCGACTTTGAGTAAATTCTCGAAACTCTAAAAAGCCTGCGCATAAGGAATCACATGAATATTCACGAGTATCAGGGCAAAGCACTGTTTCGCTCCTATGGACTTAACGTGCCAGAAGGTATCCCCGCATTTAGCGTTGATGAAGCGGTTGAGGCAGCCAAGAAATTGGGTGGTCCGCTTTGGGTCGTCAAGGCTCAGATCCACGCAGGTGGCCGCGGAAAAGCTGGCGGAGTGAAACTGGCGAAGAGCCTTGATGAAGTCCGTGAACATGCAAACGCAATCCTCGGTGCGACTTTGGTGACGCACCAAACGGGTCCAGAGGGCCAGCTCGTTCGCCGTCTTTACATCGAGAGTGGCTG
This Microvenator marinus DNA region includes the following protein-coding sequences:
- a CDS encoding serine/threonine-protein kinase — translated: MSAARTLVVTKSLSAQSLNPWGIWVFCLATCVAAVGALLITVINVGVQESSTNIATRATISLVQVGLAIAYAMAVRHEKRWVDGKGILVFLAYALMEIAFCPLGSVPFVIFPLILYPLVEERRQTFVLFVAGLLLILTISSGYVSEMLGFIAEVHLSALARHSIFFGIGGGLALGLNRYLIGLKHVVDELDQNIAELGSYALLEKLGTGGMGEVWRAEHRLLKRPAAVKLIRKERLIGDDDNPERERIAVARFEREAQMTARLTSPHTVKLYDYGRSDSDGLYYAMELLHGMDLENLVTNYGRLPQERVRHLLMQLCDSLHEAHAHGLIHRDIKPANIYICQQGLKLDFVKVLDFGLAIEEQDFQSGDRLTVKGKITGSPTTMAPEQAFGESVDARADIYAIGCVAFYALTGRHVFRAASPREMLMKHVKSLPELPSTMAEITPEFEALILKCLAKERADRPQSASELHDALEALVLPGTWTQSSARAWYKENKIKIVEDAS
- a CDS encoding FHA domain-containing protein, yielding MAKFTLEFETDRGPLRQEYTSSSVSIGRDPSSDIHLDHPTVSRQHALIIEHPQGYTLVVLSQNGLTAINGQQVTNQAELSNGVTLNFGQVTAIFSSAHVAATAPVARIPHTEVATQPTIQHEARTEAIPVVPGQSFGAPGGFGQGTGNFAQPSFGAPQQPAQSFGQGAMGGTGNFAQPAFGQGTGNFAQPNAGAQGFGVPTPAAGPPPEKTGQPQTGHGIISWDQIAAQADSAKESKEETNYEKLQNASKKGQGETNPIVLIVGAIGLIGMGYFLFFYDDSPASFQANTGGGGEQERVIYEPLDFDCPTPKDCLDKAENRYAVGAENLRRKEVDVSNLFMAYLNLDMADRFYEAAESKEPADLDAKREEAAIELDDKERDLKVRFHQAQQKSQHEEMYKVLVEAKAFFPDKRSRTNKWAVSKETMMKVNGIMPKPKKR